The Hymenobacter swuensis DY53 genome includes the window TCAGTGAAGATTACCGGCCCTTCAGCATGAACGTCACGACCGACGAGAATGTGTTTAATTCCTACCCCAAGAACATGCGCATGCGGTGCGTGGTAACGCCCACCAACACGGCCGCCCCGGGCGCAGGCGGCGTGGCCTACATCGGGGCCTTCAGCCAGAATACCGACGAGCCGTGCTGGGTGTTTGTGCTGGCGGGCAAATCGGGCGGCGACGCGGCTTCCCACGAGGTGGGCCACACCATGGGCCTGGGCCATGACGGCCGTAACAACCCCGCCGAAGGCTACTATACCGGCCAGGATAATTCGGGCCCCTGGGCCCCCATTATGGGTGCTGGCTATTACAAGCCGGTGGCGCAGTGGAGCCGGGGCGAGTACAACCGGGCCAACAACCAGCAAGACGACCTGGCAATTCTGGCCAGCACTACCTGGAACGTAGGCTACCGCAACGACGACCACAGCAACGGCCTGGCCGGGGCCACGGCGCTGGCCCGTAGCGGCAACAGTCTGTCCGGCTCGGGCATCATTGAGCGGACCGTCGACCAGGATTATTTCTCCTTTTCCACCAGCGGCGGCGCGGTTAGCCTGAACCTGAGCACGGTAGGCCGGCACGGCAACCTGGATATCGTGGGCCGCCTATTCAACAGCAGCGGCGGCCTAGTGGGCACCTACGATACCCAGGGCAGTCTTAGCACCACGCTTAGTGCCAACCTGGGCGCGGGCACGTACTATCTCCAGATTGACGGTACCAGCTTCGGCAACCCCGCTACCGATGGCTATTCCGATTACGCCTCGCTGGGCACGTTCAGCATCTCGGGTACGGCTCCGGCCGCTGTCAGTGGCGTGGCTACCGTCTTCAAGGACTGCAACTACACCGGCACGGCGGTTAGCCTGGCCGTGGGCGACTACAACCTGGCCGCTATGCAGGCCCGGGGTATTCTCAATGACGATATTTCGTCCCTGACCGTAACCGGCGGCTACCAAGTGGTACTGTACGAAAACGACAATTTCACTGGTACGTCGCTCACCATTACGGGGGGCAATACCTGTCTGGTTGGCAACGCGCTGGGTACGGGTAACTGGAACGACAAAGCCACCTCGCTACGGGTGCAGCCGGCCAGCAGCGCATTCAGTATAACCTTGCAGGCCGAAGCTGCCAGCGTAAACAACGGCATGATGGTAGAAGCTTGCTCGGAAGGCGGCCAGAACGTGGGCTACGTGGACGCGGGCGACTATTTGGTGTGGAACGGCATCAATTTCCCCACCTCGGGCACCTATACCATCGAGTACCGCGTAGCCAGTCCTTCGGGCGGCACTATTTCGGCAGACCTGAACGCGGGCGGTATTCAGTTCGGTAACTCAGCCATTCCCGGCACCGGCGGCTGGCAAACATGGACCACCGTGGCCAAAACTGTGACTATCAACGCCGGAACCTACAATTTCGGCATCTACGCGCAAACCGGCGGCTGGAACCTCAACTGGGTGCGAATTACCAAGGCAGGCGTGGCTCGCACGGCATCCGTAGCCACCTCCGGCACCAGCCTGGGTGATGCGGCCGAGGTGCTGGAACTCTACCCGAATCCGGTAACCGACCGGCTGCTGCTGCGTGCGGCGCAGGACCTGACTGGCAGTCAGTACCAGATTCTGGACAGCTGGGGCCGGCCGGTTCTTAGTGGGACCGGGGGTACAGGTAGCATCGATGTATCGGGCCTGAAACCGGGAATGTACGTGCTGCGGCTGCTTTCCGCCGATAAAGAGCCGGTGACGCGCCGCTTCCAGAAATAGGTGTCATCAACTTCAGCGGGTAAGGTCAGGCGGCCTTACCCGCTGTTTTTTATCAACCCATGAAACCGAACAGCGGCTTTCAGCGCGGTAGCAGGCAACTGGTGGGCGGAATGCTGCTGGTCCTGCTGATAGGGGCCGGCCCGGCCGCCGCCCAAACCAAAAGTCCGAAGCGGGGCCTGGCCTATGGCTACCACTCCGCCGCCGATATGCAGGTGCTGGCTCCCGGCATCAGTTGGTGGTACAACTGGGCCTCCCAGCCCGACGCCGGTGTGGCCGGCGTGTACCCCGGCCTGGGCGTAGAGTACGTGCCGATGCAGTGGGGACGCAACCTGGGCAGCGGCACCGTAACGGCCAATCAGCTGGCAGCTACTATTCCCAACAGCTCCCGCTACCTGCTGGGCTTCAATGAGCCGAATTTCCTGAGTCAGGCCAACCTCACGCCCTCCCAGGCGGCGGCCCTGTGGCCGGTACTGGAGGAGGTGGCCCGCCGCAAAAACCTGGCTCTGGTGTCGCCGGCCGTGAACTACTGCGGCAGCTGCGTTTCAGAAAACGGGGTGACGTACTATTCGCCCACGCAGTACCTGGATGCCTTTTTTGCCGCCTGCCCCAGCTGCCGCGTCGATTATATTGCGGTGCATACCTACGTGTGCGAGGAGCGGTGGCTGCGGGAGAAGATTGCCGAGCTGAAGCGGTATAACAAGCCCATCTGGCTGACGGAGTTTGCCTGCGGCGACCTGCCCGCCAGTCAGATTACGCTGCCCGCGCAGCAGAAGTATCTGCTGGATGCCGTGAATTACCTGGAGAAGGAGCCAGCCATCTTCCGCTACGCCTGGTTTTCGGGCCGCAACAACGAAATTCCCAATATCAATCTACTGGGTAATTCCGGCCAGCTGACCGCTTTGGGCCAACAGTACGTGAGCCTGCCGGCAGGGTGGGAGCCGGGCCGCATCCGGCCCGTGAGCATAACGGCTTCCTCCCAGGAAAGTACTTCCACCAACGCGGCCAACGCCACCGATGAAAATATTAACACCCGCTGGGGTAGCACGTTTGCCGATCCGCAGTACCTGACCCTGGACTTCGGCAGCCTGCAGCAGATCAGCCGCGTGCAGTTCAGCTGGGAAGCCGCCTACGCCAAAGACTACCAGTTGCAAACCTCCCCGGACGGCCTTACCTGGACGACTATCCAGACGGTACTGAACGGCGACGGGGGCGTGGATAACCTGACCGGCCTGAACGCCCGGGGCCGTTATCTGCGCCTCTACGGCACCCGCCGCGCCACTGCCTACGGGTATTCGCTCTGGGAAATTGAAGTATTCGGGGGCTCCGTAAACGCGCCTTTGGCTACGCGCGGCCGGCAGAACGCGGAAGCCCTGCACCTCTACCCAAACCCCGCCGATACGGAGCTGCACCTGGTTCTGCCCGGAAACACCCGCCTCCGCCGCCTGACGGTGACGGATGCCCTGGGCCGCCTTGTCCTGACAAGCACTGCCCCCGGTGATGCCCTGAATATTGCCGCACTGCCCGCCGGCCTCTACGTGCTGCGTGCCACTACCACCGACCACCGGCAGCTCACGCAGCGTTTCATGAAGCGCTGATTTTGGTACCTCGTCCTCTTTCAACCACCACATCCTACCCGTATGAAAACAACTACTTTTCTTAAGCAAGCCCTGGCGGCGCTGGTGCTGCTGCTGGCTTCGGTGCCGGTATTTGCCCAGTTCCGGGTTATCGGCTATGTGCCTTCCTGGGCCGGTGATGTGAGCTCCGTGCAATATGGTAAGCTCACGCACATCAACTACGCCTTCCTGCTGCCAACCGCTACCGGCGGCCTGCAGCCCATCGAAAACCCCGCGAAGCTGCAAAACCTGGTGGCTACGGCCCACGCCAACGGCGTGAAGGTGCTCATTTCGGTGGGCGGCTGGAACAATGGGGATGACAGCGCCTTCGAAACTATCGGGGCCAATGCTAGCTACCGTAATGCCTTCGTGACCAATCTGGTGAACTTCGCCAATCAATATAACCTCGATGGGGTAGACATCGACTGGGAATACCCGGATGCCGGGGCCTTGGCCAATAATTACGCGGTCCTCATGCAGCAGCTTGCCACCGAAATGCACAACCGCGGCAAGCTGCTCACGGCGGCCGTGGTAGCTACTGGCGGCGCGGGAGTGCTCAACAGCGTGTTCGGCTACGTGGATTTCCTGAACCTGATGGCCTACGACGCCAACAACTTCGACCACTCCACCTACGACTACGCGGTGCAGTCTATCAACTATTGGAAGGGCCGGGGTCTGGCAACCAGCAAAACCGTATTGGGCGTACCCTTTTACGGCCGGCCCAGCTGGGAATCCTACGCCCAACTGCTAACACGGGGGGCCAGTCCCAACGCCGATGTGTTCAACGGCGTGGGTTACAACGGTATTCCCACCATCAAGAGCAAAACCAACCTCGCCTTCGATCAGGCCAGTGGTATTATGATCTGGGAACTGTCGCAGGATGCCATTGGGGCCAATTCCCTGCTCACGGCCATTAACCAGGTGGTGGTGCAGCGTGGCGGCAACACAGCGCCTGCCCAAGCTATTCCGGGTAAGCTGGAGGCCGAAGGCTTCACCGCTCAGCAAGGCACCGACAAGGAGCCCACCACTGACACCGGCGGGGGCCAGAATGTAGACTACTTCGAAACCGGCGACTGGCTCGACTACACCGTGAACGTAGCTTCGGCCGGCACCTACGCGGTAGGCTTCCGGGTAGCCTCGGCCAACGGTGGAGCCACGCTGCAGCTGCGCAACGGCAACGGTGCAGTGCTGGGGAGCATTAACGTGGGCAATACCGGCGGCTGGCAGAGCTGGCAGACCATCAGCACCACCGTAACGCTGCCGGTGGGCCGGCAGGTGCTGCGCCTGTACGCCTCGGCCTCCACCGGCTGCAACGTCAACTGGCTCAATTTCACCGGGGCTACTTCCTCGTTCAGCACCACTTTCCAGGCCGAAAGCTACAGCTCCATGAACGGCGTACAGGTAGAAAGTTGCTCCGATGCCGGCGGCGGCCAGAACGTGGGCTATATCGACGCTGGCGACTGGCTGGCCTACAGCAACCTTACCATCCCGACCACCGGCAGCTACCTCATTGAGTACCGCGTGGCCAGCCTTGGTGGGGGAACCGTATCATCGGACCTGAATGCAGGCTCTGTTCAACTGGGTAGCACGGTTATTCCGGCCACCGGCGGCTGGCAGAGCTGGACCACGGTTTCGCGCACCGTTACGCTCAATGCCGGTACTTACAGCTTTGGGGTGTATGCCCAAACCGGCGGCTGGAACCTCAACTGGGTGCGCATCAGTAAAGCCGGCGTGGCCCGCGTCAGTAGTGCGGCCGAGCCCACGCCGACTGCGCTGAACACAACGCCAATCAGCTTGTTCCCCAACCCGGCAACTGACCGCATAACCGTGCAAGGAACGGAGCTGCTTGGTAGCTCTTACCAGGTGCTGGACGCTTACGGCAAGGTAAAAAGCAGCGGTATTGTCAGCAGCAAACAAGTAGATCTGTCGGGACTGCCAAGCGGTGTATATACACTGCGGATTGTGACGCCCCAGCACCAGAAAATAACACGTCAGCTTATCAAGCAGTAACGTTACCGCCAGACGGAAAAATAAACAGCCCCCCCAAAAGCTCAATCTGGCTTTCAGGGGCGCTGTTTATTGGCACAGAAAAACCGCCAGGCTTTACGGGACGAATTGCTCTGTGAGGCGCACCACCTCGCCCTGCCGGGTTTCCACCACAAACGGCGCGTAGGTGAGCGAGGCTGGCGGCGAGGCCAGTACCTGGGCCGGAGCCAGCGGCCGTTGGGCCAGGCCGTTGCCGCCGTTCTGCCAGAACCGGAACGTAGCTCCGGCCTGCAGCGGCAGGGTACGCTCTTTCTTGTTCTCGTTAACGATATAGTAGTCGTTGGGCACAGAGTAGATGGTGTCACCATTCTGCACCTCCACCATGGCGTCGCCACGTCGCTGGGCGGCGGCCACGGCGTCGGGGCCCTTCAGAAACTGCACATAGTCCACTACGGCGTAATACCGGCCTTTCTGCTCGTAGAAACGCCGCACATAGGCGTGGCCCCGGCCCGTGTTGCCCACTTTCTCAGTGGTCGACTGCTCGCCTTCCAGCTCGGCCGGCACTACGTCGCGGGATTCGGCCACGTCGGTTTCCTGTTCCGCAGAGCGGCAAGCGGCAACAGTCAAAAGCAAAGCAATGGGGAGCAAGCGGCGGTTCATGCGGCAGGAGTAGGGGAGAAGTTCAGCCTGCAAGATACAGGGTGAACCGGCCGTTACCAGCTATGCGGCGAGTTCTGCACGCCCGGCCTGGTTCCGGTCGTCACGTTGCCGGAGCGGCAGATGGGGCAGAGTGGGGTGAGAGAAGGAGCTATGTTACCTGGAACGAAACGTCAGGCTACCGGCCTGCTTCGAGCTTATACCACCGAAGCTGAGCCACCGTGTCACGGAAGCTTATTCGACTGTACTTTTTTATGCCCTCCAATCGGGTGACGTACGTGATTTTGTAGTCCTTTCCGACTTGTTCCAGCTTCGTGATACCAATGCTGGTATCGGTGATAGTGCTGTCCTTAAACGCGCGGATCTCAGTGAAAAAATCGACGTTTTCGTTTCTGTACAGACCAATAAAATCAATGTTTTTCCGGGGGTTGATGACGACCGCACTGGCCACAAACGTTGTGGCCTCATCACCGAACGGATACGTTTTCTCTTTGAATGTATAGACGCGTTTGATATCTCCGTCCACATAGCTGGATAGGATAGATTCTAGTTGTTGAGTGATATCACGGGGTAAATAGTCACTAACTGAATCCAATGGGCTGGCTAATGTATCGACGGCTTCACCAGACGTATACAATTCCCTGCTTGCGGGTAATCGAATAGCAGTTCTTTTGTACTTGCTGACCTCAGATTCGCAACTGCAAAATAGATACACGCTTAGGGCGAGTAGAATATACTTCATAGAAGGGCCTCGTGAATTAAGTGAGGTAATGAGGTAGTAAGTAGCGGGAAGGAGGTGAATGTAGAGTGCCGACCTCTGTGGGTAAACCCGTACCTTTGCGGCTTCAAGCCCCGCAAAGTAGGATGATTTCCATTACCGACCTCGACTTCCATTTCGGCTCCCGTACCCTCTACGACAAGGCCAGCCTCCACATCAAACCCAAGGATAAGATTGGCCTGATCGGGCTGAACGGCCGGGGCAAATCCACGCTGCTGCGCATTCTGGTAGGCGAATACAAGCCCGACGGCGGCAGTATCTCGATGAGCAAGGACGTGAGCCTAGGCTTCCTCAACCAGGATTTGCTGAGCTACGACTCCCACGAATCCATCCTGATTGTGGCCATGCAGGCCTTTGGTGAGGCGCTGGATATCCAGAAGAAGATTGACGAGGTGCTGCTGGAATTCGAAACCAACTACACCGACGATTTGGTGGAGAAGCTGGCCGATCTGCAGGAACGCTTCGAGGCGCTGGGCGGCTACACCATGCAGGCCCGCACCGAAGAGATTCTGGAGGGTCTGGGCTTTACCACCGAGGAGCTGCAGCGGCCCCTGAAGCTGTTTTCGGGCGGCTGGCGCATGCGCGTGATGCTGGCCAAAATCCTACTCCAGCAGCCTTCTCTGCTGCTACTCGATGAACCGACCAACCACCTGGACTTACCGAGTATCAAGTGGATTGAGAACTATCTGGCCGGCTACGAAGGCGCCGTTATCATCGTGAGCCACGACCGGGAATTCCTGGACCGTACCACCAACACCACCGTGGAAGTGACGGGCGGCAAGCTGGTACCCTACGCCGGCAACTACTCGTTCTACCTCGAAGAAAAAGAAGAGCGCAATGCCATTCAGAAGGGTGCGTTCGAGAACCAGCAGGCCCAGATCAAGCAGGCCGAGCGGTTTATTGAGCGGTTCAAGGCCAAGGCCAGCAAAGCCAAGCAGGCCCAGAGCCGCGTGAAAGCCCTGGATAAGTTGGAGCGCATTGAGGACGTGGCCGCCGACGACGCCAAGGTGAACATCAAGTTTAACTTCACCGTGACGCCCGGCCGCCATATCCTGCGTATGGAGCACGTAGGCAAGAAATACGGCGAGAAAATCATCTTCCGCGACACACACGTGCACATCGAGCGGGGCGACAAAATTGCCCTCATCGGGGCCAACGGCAAGGGCAAATCTACGCTGATGCGTCTGGTGGCCGGCTCCGAGGCGCCTACCAACGGCAACCACCAGCTGGGTCACAACGTCATCATGTCGTTCTACGCCCAGCACCAGCTGGAAAGCCTGCGCATCGAAAACGAGATTCTGCAGGAAATGGTGGAGGCCGGCTCGCGGCGCTCCGAGATGGAGCTTCGCTCTGTTTTGGGTTCGTTCCTGTTCACCGGCGACGAGGTGTACAAGAAAATTAAGGTGCTTTCGGGCGGCGAAAAAAGCCGCGTGGCCTTGGCCAAAACCCTGATTTCGGAAGCTAACTTTCTGCTGCTCGACGAACCGACCAACCACCTGGATATGCAGTCGGTGAACATCCTGATTCAGGCGCTCGACCAGTATCAGGGCACCTATATCGTGATTAGTCACGACCGGTTCTTCGTGGAGAACGTGGCCAACAAGATCTGGTACATTGAGGATTACCAGCTGAAGGAATACCCCGGCACCTACGCCGAGTATGAGCAATGGCAGGAGGACCGGGAAAAGGCCGCCAAGAAGGCCGGTCTGCCCTCGCCTTCGGCTCCCAAGCCGCTGCCCAAGGAAGAAAAGAAAGTGGAAGCCGCGCCCGCCAAAACGCCCTCACCCGACCAGAAAAAAGCCCTCAAAGAGCTGGCCGAGGTAGAAAAGAAGATTGACGAGCGGGAAAAGGAGCTGGCCCAATACGAGGCCCAGCTGGCCGACCCCCAGATTTACCAGAACGCCGCCCAGCTGAAGGATGCCACCCTCAAGTTCGAGCAGGTGAAGAAAGAGCTGGCCCAGCTCAACGACCGTTGGGAAATGCTGGCTGAAATGTAGCCTGCTGACTTTACCAGTTGAAACGCCCCGCCGGAAGCTACGAGCTTCCAGCGGGGCGTTTCGCGTTTTTCGGTCCCCGGTCCGGCGGCTGTTGAAGCTGTCGGGCCGTTCGTCGCGTGCTGACACCTGATCTACGACGGAACAGCATCAGCTGGCTTCAACCGGTCCGACAGCTTGCAGCTGCCGGGCCGGGCCCGCTACCAACTATATTTTGTCTTTCTAGATAAGAATGATTCTTATCTGGGTGTCGTTTGCTACTTTTGAGCTCGACAACAAACAGCCCTGGTTGGGGCTTGTAATGGAGTCGTATCAGTTGCCGTCAGCGTACGGAAAACTGGTCAGCAAGCGTCTTACTCAGCGTTACGTTCAAAACCATCCCAAACAACCTTATGGCGCACGAACAAAAGGGGCATGCCCCCGAAAACAACACCACAGAATACTTCATGAACGACACCTCCATAGCCAAGTGCCCGGTTATGGGAGGACAGTTGAAGCAGACGGCCGGTAGTGGCACCCGCAACCGCGACTGGTGGCCCAACCAGCTACGGCTCAATATTCTGCGGCAGCACTCCACGCTGTCGAACCCGATGGATCCGGGTTTCAACTACGTGGAGGAATTTAAGAAGCTCGACCTGAACGCGGTAAAGCAGGACCTGTTCGAGCTGATGACCACTTCCCAGGACTGGTGGCCCGCCGACTACGGCCATTATGGCCCGTTCTTTATCCGGATGGCCTGGCACAGTGCTGGTACCTACCGCATTGCCGATGGTCGCGGCGGTGCTGGTTCGGGCATGCAGCGCTTCGCTCCGCTCAACAGCTGGCCCGATAACGCCAACCTCGACAAGGCCCGCCTGTTGCTGTGGCCCGTGAAGCAGAAGTACGGCCGCCAGATTTCCTGGGCCGATTTGATGATTCTGGCCGGTAACTGCGCCTTGGAGTCAATGGGCCTGAAGCCGTTCGGCTACTCGGGTGGCCGCGCCGACGTGTGGGAGCCGCTGGACGAAATCTACTGGGGCTCCGAGAAGGAGTGGCTCGGCGGCGACCTGCGCTACACCGGCGACCGGCAGCTGGAAAAGCCGCTGGCCGCCGTGCAGATGGGCCTCATCTACGTGAACCCAGAAGGTCCTAACGGCAACCCCGACCCCATGGCCTCGGCCCGCGACATTCGCGAAACGTTCGGCCGCATGGCTATGAACGACGAGGAAACCGTAGCCCTGATTGCCGGCGGCCACACCTTCGGCAAAACCCATGGTGCCGCCGACCCCGCCAAGTATATCAAACACGAGCCCGCCGCCGCTGGCATTGCTGAGCAAAGCCTGGGCTGGCAGAACTCCTACGGCACCGGCAACGGCGCCGACACCATCACCAGCGGCCTGGAAGGCGCCTGGACTTCCACGCCTGCTCAGTGGGGCCATGACTACTTCAAGTTCCTGTTCGAGTTTGAGTGGGAGCTGACCAAGAGCCCCGCCGGGGCGCATCAGTGGAAGCCCAAGAACAACGCCGGCGAAGGCCTGATTCCGGACGCCCACGACCCCGAGAAGAAGCACGCGCCGTTCATGCTCACGACCGACCTCGCCCTGCGCGTGGACCCGATTTACGAGAAAATTTCCCGCCGTTTCCTCGAAAACCCTGAAGAGTTTGCCGACGCCTTCAGCCGTGCCTGGTTCAAGCTCACGCACCGCGACATGGGCCCGATTTCCCGCTACGTAGGCCCCGAGGTGCCCGCCGAGGAGCTGATCTGGCAGGACCCGGTGCCCGCCGCCACATATGCGCAGATTGACGAGGCCGACGTGTCTGCGTTGAAAGAAAAGCTGCTGAATTCGGGCCTGACGGTGGGCCAGCTGGTGCGCACGGCTTGGGCTTCGGCCTCCACGTTCCGTGGCTCCGACAAGCGCGGCGGTGCCAACGGGGCCCGCATCCGGTTGGTACCTCAGAAATACTGGACCGCCAACAACCCCGCCGAGCTGGACAAAGTGCTGGATCAAATGATAGCCATTCAGCAGGAGTTCAACGCGGCCCAGACGGGCGGCAAGCAGGTTTCCCTGGCCGACCTCATTATACTGGGCGGCAGCGCCGGCATCGAGCAGGCGGCCCGCGCGGCCGGCCACGAGGTACAGGTGCCCTTCAGCCCTGGCCGCACCGATGCTTCGCAGGAGCAAACCGACGTGCAATCCTTCGAGGCCCTGGAGCCTAGCGCCGATGGTTTCCGCAACTACTTGGCTACCTACCACGAGGCCGTGGCCGAAGCCATGTTCATCGACCGCGCCCAGTTGCTGACCCTGACGGCTCCCGAAATGACGGTGCTGGTGGGTGGTCTGCGCGTGCTCGACGCCAACTACGACGGTTCGCAGCACGGCGTGTTCACCAACCGTCCCGGCCAGCTCACCAACGACTATTTCGTGAACCTGCTGGACATGGGCACTACTTGGAAAGCTACTTCGGAAGCCGATGAGCTCTTCGAGGGCCGTGACCGGAAGACCCGGGAAGTGAAGTGGACCGGCACCCGCGTGGACCTGATCTTTGGCTCGAACTCGGAGCTGCGCGCCATTGCCGAAGTATACGGCACCAACGACGCCCAGCCCAAGTTCCTGCGCGACTTCGTGGCCGCCTGGACCAAGGTGATGAACCTGGACCGCTTCGACTTGCACCGCTAACCGAAGCCCTCGGTTACCCAGCCGAATAGTAAACCGCCCCGCTCGTAGCTGCATGCTATGGGCGGGGCTTGGTGCTTTGATAAAACGGGGAGCAGCCCAGTAAAGGTGCTACTTAAAACGTCTGGATTTTAGTTAATTTCAAAGTGCCTTCGCGTCTGCCTTGCCAATAACGCTCGTACATAATCAATCCTTCATCCGCGTTCCAATACGACTTGTCACCGTTTTCGTACCGCATGATATAGGTTTTAAACGTGCCTTTGGGTACGGTCACCGTGGTGTCTATATTGATTATATGGTTTTTTGTTAATGGTTTTCTGCTACACCCATATTCTATAATTTCTTGATGTAGCTGGGGTTCATTGGGGGTATATAGAAATTCGAAGGGTGTATTGTTATTAATGATCCCCCATCCGCAATTTTCTACGGATTGGCCGTATAACCCGCCTTTTTTGACAACAATATTGGATGAAAGTAAATTAAAATATAAATATCCAGGCTCGTTAGGCGTTGAGCTTAAGATTTGCTCTTCAAATCGTTCATTAATAGAAAGCCGGCGTGAATCTTTAATAACGTTCGTTGGGGTATGATAATCGTAATACAATTTGTTGCCTTTTTTTGCCCAACTAAATTTTGTCTTTTTATTCTCGTCTTTTGAACAGGAAGATAGTGACACAAACGCAAGAAAATAATACAAAGAAATTTTCATTCCATTAAAATTTAAAGTTGGTACACTTGTGTGAGGGTGAGAATAGATGTAGTGTCAATGTATATATTTCGGTTGAGAATCTTCTTGTATAGTGTTGAAAAGAGCACAAGAGACTTATTGTGGCACCTATAGTCGATTTTGGAACAGTGTCCTGATCCGAAATTCACTATAAGACCGCAGTGAATAGCGGGGAGCAGCATACCGTCTGTGTCGGTTACGCTGCTTGTTTTCCAACGGCGTATGTACTACCGAAAGTATACTTGTACCCACGCTTCTCGTTCAAGTACGCAGCCAAGCCAACGCTTCGCGCTACATTCGCCCTTATGCCTCGTTTCTCTCCGCTTCTGCTGTTGCTGGCTACGGCCTGCGTGCCACTGGGTACGCCCATCACCGACCCCAACGCCACCCGCCCGCCCGCCACGCCCGGCCAGCGCCCCACCGAGTACTACGCCGACAAAACGCTGCGCTACGAGGACGCCATCTACGACCCCAACGTGCAGACGGTGCAGTGCTACGTGCCTACCGGCCAAGCCAATGAGGTGTTCAGCCCGCCCGTTATTTCTCTGAACCAGGGCCAGTCGCCGGTGCTGGAGTTTGATATGCTGGGCGGGCAGGGGCAGCGCCTCACGGCTAAACTCATTCACTGCGACCTGAACTGGCAGCCCTCGGTGCTTACCGATATGCAGTTTCTGAGCGAAATCAACGAGCAGAATATCACCAACTATCGGGCCTCCATTGGTACCAAGGTGCCCTATTATCACTACCAGGTACAGATGCCCCGGGTGAAGCTCTCGGGCAACTACCTGTGGGTGGTGCAGGGAGCGGGCGGTATGCCGCTGCTCAGCCGGCGGGTGCTGGTGTACGAGGAAGGCGCGGTGCAGATTGCCCTGAAACAGGGTATTCCGGTGGCCGGGCAGGAGCGCTACACCTTGCAGCAGGTAGATTTCGGCATCCGCTATAATCTGAACGTGGTGAACCCGGCCCAGGAAATAAAGGTGGTGCTGCGCCAGAACTTCCGCTGGGACAACGCCAAGTACAACCTGCGCCCCACCTTCGTACGCGACGCCGACCGGCAGCTGGATTACCAGTATTTCAACTTCGAAAACGC containing:
- a CDS encoding carbohydrate-binding protein; the encoded protein is MKTTTFLKQALAALVLLLASVPVFAQFRVIGYVPSWAGDVSSVQYGKLTHINYAFLLPTATGGLQPIENPAKLQNLVATAHANGVKVLISVGGWNNGDDSAFETIGANASYRNAFVTNLVNFANQYNLDGVDIDWEYPDAGALANNYAVLMQQLATEMHNRGKLLTAAVVATGGAGVLNSVFGYVDFLNLMAYDANNFDHSTYDYAVQSINYWKGRGLATSKTVLGVPFYGRPSWESYAQLLTRGASPNADVFNGVGYNGIPTIKSKTNLAFDQASGIMIWELSQDAIGANSLLTAINQVVVQRGGNTAPAQAIPGKLEAEGFTAQQGTDKEPTTDTGGGQNVDYFETGDWLDYTVNVASAGTYAVGFRVASANGGATLQLRNGNGAVLGSINVGNTGGWQSWQTISTTVTLPVGRQVLRLYASASTGCNVNWLNFTGATSSFSTTFQAESYSSMNGVQVESCSDAGGGQNVGYIDAGDWLAYSNLTIPTTGSYLIEYRVASLGGGTVSSDLNAGSVQLGSTVIPATGGWQSWTTVSRTVTLNAGTYSFGVYAQTGGWNLNWVRISKAGVARVSSAAEPTPTALNTTPISLFPNPATDRITVQGTELLGSSYQVLDAYGKVKSSGIVSSKQVDLSGLPSGVYTLRIVTPQHQKITRQLIKQ
- a CDS encoding ABC-F family ATP-binding cassette domain-containing protein translates to MISITDLDFHFGSRTLYDKASLHIKPKDKIGLIGLNGRGKSTLLRILVGEYKPDGGSISMSKDVSLGFLNQDLLSYDSHESILIVAMQAFGEALDIQKKIDEVLLEFETNYTDDLVEKLADLQERFEALGGYTMQARTEEILEGLGFTTEELQRPLKLFSGGWRMRVMLAKILLQQPSLLLLDEPTNHLDLPSIKWIENYLAGYEGAVIIVSHDREFLDRTTNTTVEVTGGKLVPYAGNYSFYLEEKEERNAIQKGAFENQQAQIKQAERFIERFKAKASKAKQAQSRVKALDKLERIEDVAADDAKVNIKFNFTVTPGRHILRMEHVGKKYGEKIIFRDTHVHIERGDKIALIGANGKGKSTLMRLVAGSEAPTNGNHQLGHNVIMSFYAQHQLESLRIENEILQEMVEAGSRRSEMELRSVLGSFLFTGDEVYKKIKVLSGGEKSRVALAKTLISEANFLLLDEPTNHLDMQSVNILIQALDQYQGTYIVISHDRFFVENVANKIWYIEDYQLKEYPGTYAEYEQWQEDREKAAKKAGLPSPSAPKPLPKEEKKVEAAPAKTPSPDQKKALKELAEVEKKIDEREKELAQYEAQLADPQIYQNAAQLKDATLKFEQVKKELAQLNDRWEMLAEM
- a CDS encoding carbohydrate-binding protein — protein: MKKLYSYGVGAALLLGGLPTQAQNRPAGPAYSLGTTQALVQQLETQVAADAARRQSPTVGLQVSATKTFTGKVNFRQNLSKTGEYVVGEIQDVPNSSFFLRIEGATVEGNILLKNTKQAYRYSADKEGRVIVQEVDIDKVICIDYNKPVGYRDPVPTPATANRAAVVSLQSYPGARGCIMLDFDGYYVPAGGRWNNGNPINAAGSGMSDAAIQEFWEVVSEDYRPFSMNVTTDENVFNSYPKNMRMRCVVTPTNTAAPGAGGVAYIGAFSQNTDEPCWVFVLAGKSGGDAASHEVGHTMGLGHDGRNNPAEGYYTGQDNSGPWAPIMGAGYYKPVAQWSRGEYNRANNQQDDLAILASTTWNVGYRNDDHSNGLAGATALARSGNSLSGSGIIERTVDQDYFSFSTSGGAVSLNLSTVGRHGNLDIVGRLFNSSGGLVGTYDTQGSLSTTLSANLGAGTYYLQIDGTSFGNPATDGYSDYASLGTFSISGTAPAAVSGVATVFKDCNYTGTAVSLAVGDYNLAAMQARGILNDDISSLTVTGGYQVVLYENDNFTGTSLTITGGNTCLVGNALGTGNWNDKATSLRVQPASSAFSITLQAEAASVNNGMMVEACSEGGQNVGYVDAGDYLVWNGINFPTSGTYTIEYRVASPSGGTISADLNAGGIQFGNSAIPGTGGWQTWTTVAKTVTINAGTYNFGIYAQTGGWNLNWVRITKAGVARTASVATSGTSLGDAAEVLELYPNPVTDRLLLRAAQDLTGSQYQILDSWGRPVLSGTGGTGSIDVSGLKPGMYVLRLLSADKEPVTRRFQK
- a CDS encoding glycosyl hydrolase; protein product: MKPNSGFQRGSRQLVGGMLLVLLIGAGPAAAQTKSPKRGLAYGYHSAADMQVLAPGISWWYNWASQPDAGVAGVYPGLGVEYVPMQWGRNLGSGTVTANQLAATIPNSSRYLLGFNEPNFLSQANLTPSQAAALWPVLEEVARRKNLALVSPAVNYCGSCVSENGVTYYSPTQYLDAFFAACPSCRVDYIAVHTYVCEERWLREKIAELKRYNKPIWLTEFACGDLPASQITLPAQQKYLLDAVNYLEKEPAIFRYAWFSGRNNEIPNINLLGNSGQLTALGQQYVSLPAGWEPGRIRPVSITASSQESTSTNAANATDENINTRWGSTFADPQYLTLDFGSLQQISRVQFSWEAAYAKDYQLQTSPDGLTWTTIQTVLNGDGGVDNLTGLNARGRYLRLYGTRRATAYGYSLWEIEVFGGSVNAPLATRGRQNAEALHLYPNPADTELHLVLPGNTRLRRLTVTDALGRLVLTSTAPGDALNIAALPAGLYVLRATTTDHRQLTQRFMKR